Proteins from a single region of Myxococcus xanthus:
- the grxC gene encoding glutaredoxin 3 has translation MKPVKIFTTTYCGFCVRAKDLLKRKGVDFEEVDVTGDDDLRAKLVEMSGGQRTVPQIFIGDTHVGGYSDLSRLDTEGRLEPMLQA, from the coding sequence GTGAAGCCCGTGAAGATTTTTACGACCACCTACTGTGGCTTCTGCGTCCGCGCCAAGGACCTGCTCAAGCGCAAGGGCGTGGACTTCGAAGAGGTGGATGTCACCGGAGACGACGACCTGCGCGCGAAGCTCGTGGAGATGAGCGGTGGCCAGCGCACCGTGCCGCAAATCTTCATTGGCGACACGCACGTCGGCGGCTACTCCGACCTGTCCCGGCTGGACACCGAGGGCCGCCTGGAGCCGATGCTCCAGGCCTGA
- a CDS encoding sigma 54-interacting transcriptional regulator, translating to MDRPEVTQTTQTEQEGRTTRIPIPEWTVEVVAGPDKGKKVKTQDGLVRVGSDSACDLVLTDATVSRRHLEVERTARGLMLRDTGSRNGTFLDGRQVVQAYLTSGDKVELGKTKLSVKVAPRPTEVDVAGAESFGALVGASEKMRWVFTELRRIAREDMSLLVEGETGTGKELAARAVHQHSARRHGPFKVVDCNLISEEKAERELFGGLRAGDGEDREARGVFEAARGGTLFMDEVGELPLPVQGKLLRVLETREVPSLDGQPVAVDVRVIASTHRNLEEDVRQGRFRADLYFRLAVARVRLPPLRTRRDDLPALAQALAQTLRASITLTPQTLALFEGYEWPGNVRELRNVLERGALMEETGNSSWLDFLAQPSRRAEGQPPTTQVATLVGTLPYHEAKDRVLADFERLYFAEVMKTVGFDMKAAEQRTGLSMQSLYRLLKKNGLRLKDLKNAEGLEK from the coding sequence ATGGATAGGCCCGAGGTCACCCAGACCACTCAGACGGAGCAGGAAGGCCGCACCACCCGAATCCCCATCCCCGAATGGACGGTGGAGGTGGTTGCCGGACCTGACAAGGGCAAGAAGGTGAAGACGCAGGACGGACTGGTCCGCGTGGGCTCCGACAGCGCCTGCGACCTGGTCCTCACCGACGCCACGGTGAGCCGCCGCCACCTGGAGGTGGAGCGCACCGCGCGCGGGCTGATGCTGCGCGACACCGGCAGCCGCAACGGCACCTTCCTGGACGGCCGACAGGTGGTGCAGGCCTACCTGACCAGCGGCGACAAGGTCGAGCTGGGCAAGACGAAGCTCTCCGTGAAGGTCGCCCCGCGTCCCACCGAGGTGGATGTTGCGGGGGCGGAGTCCTTCGGCGCGCTGGTGGGCGCCTCGGAGAAGATGCGCTGGGTCTTCACGGAGCTGCGCCGCATCGCCCGCGAGGACATGAGCCTGCTCGTGGAGGGTGAGACAGGCACCGGCAAGGAGCTGGCGGCGCGCGCGGTGCACCAGCACTCGGCGCGGCGCCACGGCCCCTTCAAGGTCGTGGACTGCAACCTCATCTCCGAGGAGAAGGCCGAGCGCGAGCTCTTCGGCGGCCTGCGCGCGGGTGACGGCGAGGACCGCGAGGCGCGGGGCGTCTTCGAGGCGGCCCGGGGCGGCACCCTCTTCATGGACGAGGTGGGCGAGCTGCCGCTGCCCGTGCAGGGCAAGCTGCTGCGCGTGCTGGAGACGCGCGAGGTGCCGTCGCTGGACGGCCAGCCGGTGGCGGTGGACGTGCGCGTCATCGCCTCCACCCACCGGAACCTGGAAGAGGACGTGCGCCAGGGCCGCTTCCGCGCGGACCTGTACTTCCGGCTCGCGGTGGCGCGCGTGCGCCTGCCGCCCCTGCGCACCCGGCGGGACGATTTGCCCGCGCTGGCCCAGGCCCTGGCCCAGACGCTGCGCGCCAGCATCACCCTCACGCCCCAGACGCTGGCCCTCTTCGAGGGCTATGAGTGGCCGGGCAACGTGCGCGAGCTGCGCAACGTGCTGGAGCGCGGCGCCCTCATGGAGGAGACGGGCAACAGCAGCTGGCTGGACTTCCTCGCCCAGCCCTCGCGACGCGCGGAGGGACAGCCCCCCACCACCCAGGTGGCCACGCTGGTGGGCACCCTGCCCTACCACGAGGCCAAGGACAGGGTGCTGGCCGACTTCGAGCGCCTGTATTTCGCCGAGGTCATGAAAACCGTGGGCTTCGACATGAAGGCCGCGGAGCAGCGCACCGGCCTGTCCATGCAGAGCCTTTATCGCCTTTTGAAAAAAAACGGGCTTCGGCTCAAGGACCTCAAGAACGCCGAGGGCCTGGAGAAGTAA
- the smc gene encoding chromosome segregation protein SMC codes for MRIKRLDITGFKSFMERSVFTFDEGVTGIVGPNGCGKSNVVDAIRWVMGEQSAKNLRGRGMEDVIFNGSENKPPLSMAEVSLTFIVDDTDQLAPQYQGFSEVTVTRRLFRNGDSEYLINKTLCRLLDITELFLGTGVGTKAYSIIEQGRVGLIVSSKPEDRRHLLEEAAGVTKYKARRKAAERKMEATDANLLRVTDITNELEKRLDALSRQAKKAEKYKKLKARMRDIDLHAATHRQLELMAEKKMLQSRLENLGSEERESLDRVKELEETITRRRTELEAETAALQALAAEVHTLESSLQRDTQEMTYGKRDLEETRARVAAAQVELDGLLARKAEMSEAMAAREAELSGIAGSWKEDEVAMQVAQEELRRVSQLQTEVALRLEQERAGLVAVATRLANHESNLVNLARQRGDLGARRAKLQGELETLRAQEQTLENVRGDVAKRVEDTRHLAAELAERKGQEEDALTRTRAAFTENEIEVIALREELSDKRSRLSTLEDIQKNYDGFDRGVRAVMTRAGVQAREQGIFGLVADVINVTPRYERAVEAALGERLQHVIVESRDKGVELVDYLKGHAEGRGSFLPVPALDTLPAPLEPDFSQPGVLAHALREVTCEEALTPLVQLLLGDVVIVQDVATARAWTESGGPACTLVTVEGEVFRPDGTIVGGESEGAAVGALQKKREIAELATEVARVEERYNEILTRHYTLQKQMGHAEGVLKGLAKNQHAEELNLASQEKDLHKAGEDLARVRERVRALEVEEGQLTQSHQALEHEEEASRGEVAHGQADREGREERVKQLVSEQESLRLRAETANGELTGLRIKVAAGSERGESARKELDSLVSQRQDMETRITRLQATVVEGGARVEELARRTTDTEGGLSQRAEEHRLAAEGLEARRAAHTTASAEVREQDATFRELRGRVDELMQGLSQISLREREIALELEHLAAGIRERHQVELANELHKYHMLAALAPETEAELKDLRAQVEKMGEINLTAIDEHAELSKRYDFLTAQKKDLQSSIEQLKEAIQRIDATSRERFKQTFDVVNEKFQAIFPRLFGGGRASLILTNEGPGGEPGVEIVAQPPGKKLQSVNLLSGGEKALTAVGLIFGIFLIKPTPFCLLDEVDAPLDEGNVGRYNDMVKEMSKQSQFILITHNKRTMEVSNTLYGVTMEEPGISKLVSVRMREAGAANDDKVTAA; via the coding sequence ATGCGAATCAAGCGGTTGGACATCACCGGCTTCAAGTCCTTCATGGAACGGAGCGTCTTCACGTTCGACGAAGGCGTGACGGGCATCGTCGGGCCCAACGGCTGCGGCAAGTCCAACGTCGTGGACGCCATCCGCTGGGTGATGGGTGAGCAGAGCGCGAAGAACCTCCGTGGCCGCGGCATGGAGGACGTCATCTTCAACGGCTCGGAGAACAAGCCGCCGCTGTCCATGGCGGAGGTGTCGCTCACGTTCATCGTGGATGACACGGACCAGCTCGCGCCCCAGTACCAGGGCTTCTCCGAAGTGACGGTGACGCGGCGCCTGTTCCGCAACGGCGACTCCGAGTACCTCATCAACAAGACGCTGTGCCGCCTGCTGGACATCACCGAGTTGTTCCTCGGCACCGGCGTGGGCACGAAGGCGTACTCCATCATCGAGCAGGGCCGCGTGGGCCTCATCGTGTCCAGCAAGCCGGAGGACCGGCGCCACCTGCTGGAGGAGGCCGCGGGCGTCACCAAGTACAAGGCCCGCCGCAAGGCCGCCGAGCGCAAGATGGAGGCGACCGACGCCAACCTGCTGCGCGTCACTGACATCACCAACGAGTTGGAGAAGCGGCTCGACGCGCTGTCGCGCCAGGCGAAGAAGGCGGAGAAGTACAAGAAGCTCAAGGCGCGCATGCGGGACATCGACCTGCACGCGGCCACGCACCGCCAGTTGGAGCTGATGGCGGAGAAGAAGATGCTCCAGTCGCGGCTGGAGAACCTGGGCTCCGAGGAGCGGGAGAGCCTGGACCGGGTGAAGGAGCTGGAGGAGACCATCACCCGGCGCCGCACGGAGTTGGAGGCGGAAACCGCCGCGCTCCAGGCGCTGGCCGCGGAGGTGCACACGCTGGAGAGCTCCCTGCAGCGCGACACGCAGGAGATGACCTACGGCAAGCGCGACCTGGAGGAGACGCGGGCCCGCGTGGCCGCCGCCCAGGTGGAGCTGGACGGGCTCCTGGCGCGCAAGGCGGAGATGTCCGAGGCCATGGCCGCCCGCGAGGCGGAGCTGTCGGGCATCGCCGGCTCGTGGAAGGAGGACGAGGTCGCGATGCAGGTGGCGCAGGAGGAACTGCGCCGCGTGTCCCAGCTCCAGACGGAGGTGGCGCTGCGCCTGGAGCAGGAGCGCGCCGGCCTGGTGGCCGTGGCCACGCGCCTGGCCAACCACGAGAGCAACCTGGTCAACCTCGCTCGCCAGCGGGGGGATTTGGGTGCCCGCCGCGCGAAGCTCCAGGGCGAGCTGGAAACCCTGCGCGCCCAGGAGCAGACGCTGGAGAACGTCCGGGGCGACGTGGCGAAGCGGGTGGAGGACACCCGGCACCTCGCCGCGGAGCTGGCCGAGCGCAAGGGCCAGGAGGAGGACGCGCTCACCCGCACCCGCGCGGCCTTCACGGAGAACGAAATCGAGGTCATCGCGCTGCGGGAGGAGCTGAGCGACAAGCGCAGCCGCCTCTCCACGCTGGAAGACATCCAGAAGAACTACGACGGCTTCGACCGCGGCGTGCGCGCCGTGATGACGCGCGCCGGTGTGCAGGCCCGTGAGCAGGGCATCTTCGGCCTGGTGGCGGACGTCATCAACGTCACCCCGCGCTACGAGCGCGCGGTGGAGGCCGCCCTGGGAGAGCGGCTCCAGCACGTCATCGTCGAGAGCCGCGACAAGGGCGTGGAGCTGGTGGACTACCTCAAGGGCCACGCCGAGGGCCGGGGCAGCTTCCTCCCGGTGCCCGCGCTGGACACGCTGCCGGCCCCGCTGGAGCCGGACTTCAGCCAGCCCGGCGTGCTCGCGCATGCCCTGCGTGAGGTGACGTGTGAGGAGGCGCTGACGCCGCTCGTCCAACTGCTGCTGGGGGATGTCGTCATCGTCCAGGACGTAGCCACGGCGCGCGCGTGGACCGAGTCGGGCGGCCCGGCGTGCACGCTGGTGACGGTGGAGGGCGAGGTGTTCCGCCCGGACGGCACCATCGTCGGCGGTGAGAGCGAGGGCGCGGCGGTGGGCGCGCTCCAGAAGAAGCGCGAAATCGCCGAGCTGGCCACCGAGGTGGCCCGCGTGGAGGAGCGCTACAACGAGATTCTCACCCGGCACTACACGCTCCAGAAGCAGATGGGGCACGCGGAGGGCGTCCTCAAGGGGCTGGCGAAGAATCAGCACGCCGAGGAGCTGAACCTCGCCAGCCAGGAGAAGGACCTGCACAAGGCGGGCGAGGACCTGGCCCGCGTGCGCGAGCGGGTGCGGGCCCTGGAAGTGGAGGAGGGGCAGCTCACCCAGAGCCACCAGGCCCTGGAGCACGAGGAGGAGGCGAGCCGCGGCGAGGTGGCGCACGGCCAGGCGGACCGCGAGGGCCGCGAGGAGCGGGTGAAGCAGCTCGTGTCCGAACAGGAGTCGCTGCGCCTGCGCGCAGAGACGGCCAACGGCGAGCTGACGGGCCTGCGCATCAAGGTGGCCGCTGGCAGCGAGCGTGGCGAGTCGGCCCGCAAGGAGCTGGACAGCCTCGTCTCCCAGCGTCAGGACATGGAGACGCGCATCACCCGGCTCCAGGCCACGGTGGTGGAGGGTGGGGCGCGCGTCGAGGAGCTGGCGCGGCGCACGACGGACACCGAGGGCGGCCTGTCCCAGCGCGCCGAGGAGCACCGGCTCGCCGCGGAAGGGCTGGAGGCGCGCCGCGCGGCGCACACCACGGCCTCCGCGGAGGTGCGTGAGCAGGACGCGACGTTCCGCGAGCTGCGCGGCCGCGTGGACGAGCTGATGCAGGGCCTGTCGCAAATCTCGCTGCGGGAGCGCGAAATCGCCCTGGAGCTGGAGCACCTGGCGGCGGGCATCCGCGAGCGGCACCAGGTGGAGCTGGCGAACGAACTGCACAAGTACCACATGCTGGCCGCGCTGGCCCCGGAGACGGAGGCGGAGCTGAAGGACCTGCGCGCGCAGGTGGAGAAGATGGGGGAGATCAACCTCACCGCCATCGACGAGCACGCGGAGCTGTCCAAGCGCTACGATTTCCTCACCGCGCAGAAGAAGGACCTGCAGTCCTCCATCGAGCAGTTGAAGGAGGCCATCCAGCGCATCGACGCCACCAGCCGCGAGCGCTTCAAGCAGACCTTCGACGTGGTGAACGAGAAGTTCCAGGCCATCTTCCCCCGCCTGTTCGGCGGTGGCCGGGCCAGCCTCATCCTCACCAACGAGGGGCCGGGCGGGGAGCCGGGCGTGGAAATCGTCGCCCAGCCGCCCGGCAAGAAGCTGCAGAGCGTCAACCTCCTGTCGGGTGGCGAGAAGGCCCTCACCGCCGTGGGCCTCATCTTCGGCATCTTCCTCATCAAGCCGACGCCCTTCTGCCTCCTCGACGAGGTCGACGCGCCGTTGGATGAGGGCAACGTGGGCCGCTACAACGACATGGTGAAGGAGATGAGCAAGCAGTCGCAGTTCATCCTCATCACCCACAACAAGCGGACCATGGAGGTTTCCAACACCCTCTATGGCGTCACCATGGAGGAGCCGGGCATCTCCAAGCTCGTCAGCGTGCGCATGCGCGAGGCGGGCGCGGCCAACGACGACAAGGTGACGGCGGCGTAG
- a CDS encoding hemolysin family protein, translating to MGNEWLFLGLAILLVFANGFFVATEFAIVKIRATRLQALVDEGAPGAPTAMKMVEKLDAYLSATQFGITLASLGLGWLGEPAFARLLEPVLVQLVPEGAATTLAHSAAVVIGFSIITFLHIVLGELAPKSLAIQRPEDTTLAVALPMRVFYVLFYPAIVLLNGLAAWVLRVFGLQSVGEAHEAHSEDELLVILHSSAQAGAITTARAELLERALEMAQKTARQVMVPRNQVKFLDVEEPLEKCIADARAAGHTWLPVCRGNLDEVEGVVNAKDLFFLLSRGELRSLAQVQRPVLFIPEGATLEQLLAEFRRRRRQTALVVDEHGGTSGLVTIADVVAEVVGDVAELGRRMDEVRALPGGRFELPGTAQLDDLEERLDVNFDLDEDEEGEVTTIAGYLMTRLGRVPVKGDTLRLDMWRIVVDAVEGPRVVRVTVEPQARTASARTVSDGSAGAGEPPSGASNES from the coding sequence ATGGGCAACGAATGGTTGTTCCTGGGGTTGGCGATCCTCCTCGTATTCGCCAACGGCTTCTTCGTGGCGACCGAGTTCGCCATCGTGAAGATTCGCGCCACGCGGCTCCAGGCCCTGGTGGACGAAGGTGCGCCGGGCGCGCCCACGGCCATGAAGATGGTGGAGAAGCTGGACGCGTACCTCTCCGCCACGCAGTTCGGCATCACCCTGGCCTCCCTGGGCCTGGGCTGGCTGGGTGAGCCGGCCTTCGCGCGTTTGTTGGAGCCGGTGCTGGTGCAACTGGTGCCGGAGGGCGCCGCCACCACGTTGGCTCACTCCGCGGCGGTGGTGATTGGCTTCAGCATCATCACCTTCCTGCACATCGTCCTCGGTGAGCTGGCGCCCAAGAGCCTGGCGATTCAGCGGCCCGAGGACACGACGCTCGCGGTGGCGCTGCCCATGCGGGTGTTCTACGTCCTGTTCTACCCGGCCATCGTCCTGCTCAACGGGCTGGCGGCGTGGGTGCTGCGCGTCTTCGGCCTCCAGTCGGTGGGGGAGGCGCACGAGGCGCACAGCGAGGATGAGCTGCTGGTCATCCTCCACAGCTCGGCGCAGGCGGGCGCGATTACGACGGCGCGCGCGGAGCTGCTGGAGCGCGCGCTGGAGATGGCGCAGAAGACGGCGCGGCAGGTGATGGTTCCGCGCAACCAGGTGAAGTTCCTGGACGTGGAAGAGCCGCTGGAGAAGTGCATCGCGGATGCTCGCGCGGCGGGCCACACGTGGCTGCCGGTGTGCCGGGGCAATCTCGATGAGGTCGAGGGCGTGGTGAACGCCAAGGACCTCTTCTTCCTGCTGTCCCGGGGCGAGCTGCGCAGCCTGGCGCAGGTCCAGCGGCCGGTGCTGTTCATCCCCGAGGGCGCCACGCTGGAGCAGTTGCTGGCGGAGTTCCGGCGCCGGCGCCGGCAGACGGCGCTGGTGGTGGACGAGCACGGCGGCACGTCCGGGCTGGTGACGATTGCCGACGTGGTGGCGGAGGTGGTGGGCGACGTCGCGGAGCTGGGCCGCCGCATGGACGAGGTCCGCGCGCTGCCTGGCGGCCGCTTCGAGCTGCCGGGCACCGCGCAGCTCGACGACCTGGAGGAGCGGCTGGACGTCAACTTCGACCTGGATGAGGACGAAGAGGGCGAAGTGACGACCATCGCCGGCTACCTCATGACGAGGCTGGGCCGTGTTCCCGTGAAGGGGGACACGCTGCGGCTCGACATGTGGCGCATCGTCGTGGACGCGGTGGAAGGGCCACGCGTGGTGCGTGTCACCGTGGAGCCGCAAGCGCGGACGGCGTCCGCGCGCACCGTGTCGGACGGCTCGGCGGGCGCCGGTGAGCCGCCCTCTGGCGCCTCGAACGAGTCCTGA
- a CDS encoding tetratricopeptide repeat protein: MAREKDNIALSDEHNTRGIELADRGWLDEAIKEFKKAIDLDPSSAHAHDNLATVYAEKKLFREALSEYLTALKLEPESATAHYNLACFLSTHAGEMAVEEYKEAIELDPEYPDAHLNLGLTYADQGRVEEAMRELQTAIELDSQDAFPRHELAALMMDEGDYRSAITQLKEVVRLEPDNFEAQLDLGICFAQKGFYAEAERAYERARALNPEDLLLNYNLSALFALWGRPKDAVQYLQKSLTADRPKVMGWLSTDPMFDALKGDPDFEALF; this comes from the coding sequence ATGGCCCGCGAAAAGGACAACATCGCTCTCTCCGACGAGCACAACACTCGTGGAATCGAGCTGGCGGACCGGGGTTGGCTCGACGAGGCCATCAAGGAGTTCAAGAAGGCCATCGACCTCGACCCGAGCTCCGCGCACGCCCACGACAACCTGGCGACCGTCTACGCGGAGAAGAAGCTCTTCCGCGAGGCCCTGTCGGAGTACCTCACCGCCCTGAAGCTGGAGCCGGAGAGCGCCACGGCGCACTACAACCTGGCCTGCTTCCTCTCCACCCACGCGGGGGAGATGGCGGTGGAGGAGTACAAGGAAGCCATCGAGTTGGATCCGGAGTATCCGGACGCCCACCTCAACCTGGGCCTCACCTACGCGGACCAGGGCCGCGTGGAGGAGGCGATGCGCGAGCTCCAGACGGCCATCGAGCTGGACTCCCAGGATGCCTTCCCCCGTCACGAGCTGGCCGCGCTGATGATGGACGAGGGCGACTACCGCTCCGCCATCACCCAGTTGAAGGAAGTGGTGCGCCTGGAGCCGGACAACTTCGAGGCGCAGCTGGATTTGGGCATCTGCTTCGCGCAGAAGGGCTTCTACGCGGAGGCGGAGCGTGCCTATGAGCGTGCGCGGGCGCTCAACCCGGAAGACCTGCTGCTCAACTACAACCTGTCCGCGCTGTTCGCGCTGTGGGGGCGTCCCAAGGACGCCGTGCAGTACCTGCAGAAGTCGCTCACCGCGGACCGGCCGAAGGTGATGGGGTGGCTGTCCACCGACCCCATGTTCGACGCCCTCAAGGGTGACCCGGACTTCGAAGCCTTGTTCTGA
- a CDS encoding CapA family protein, translating to MRHVALLLLMLSACHPRTIPPPEPLPPEEPAGQSPAPGDAGQAPAPPIGAPAAEPPARSVSIIVGGDVTLGHNYQTHYDAETAKGRPQDALLAYGFQEVKPLTDAADLFVVNLECPFTERGEKLPKNFNFRAKPELVGILTAGGVDVVSLANNHLMDYGAQGLLDTLDTLDAAHIPYFGAGRNLAEARRPAIVTVGGQRVALLGYFFLGTRNIEPPGVYATETTPGVAGHFSDEAVMEQMLREDIAAARAQADIVLPYFHWGREGTYTPEPYQVRLAHVAIDAGAAGVLGAHPHVLQAMELYQGRPVVYSLGNFVFGGNWNPRDKRGALWKGHFGPDGGYLSSEILPLRTDRFPELPFQPVPVTGEAAEAVLRLLAESSEGVERMLPELEPWARPPPSPEVRGRE from the coding sequence ATGCGCCACGTCGCCCTGCTGCTGCTCATGTTGTCCGCCTGTCACCCCCGCACCATCCCCCCGCCGGAGCCGCTGCCGCCGGAGGAGCCCGCCGGACAGTCCCCCGCCCCCGGGGATGCGGGCCAGGCGCCCGCCCCTCCCATCGGGGCGCCAGCGGCCGAGCCCCCCGCCCGTTCCGTGTCCATCATCGTGGGCGGCGACGTGACGCTGGGCCACAACTACCAGACACACTACGACGCGGAGACCGCCAAGGGCCGCCCCCAGGACGCCCTGCTGGCCTACGGGTTCCAGGAGGTGAAGCCCCTGACGGACGCCGCCGACCTGTTCGTCGTCAACCTGGAGTGCCCCTTCACCGAGCGCGGTGAGAAGCTGCCCAAGAACTTCAACTTCCGCGCGAAGCCGGAGCTGGTGGGCATCCTCACCGCCGGCGGCGTGGACGTGGTGAGCCTGGCCAACAACCACCTGATGGACTACGGCGCCCAGGGCCTGCTCGACACGCTGGACACCCTGGACGCGGCGCACATCCCCTACTTCGGCGCGGGCCGGAACCTGGCGGAGGCCCGGCGCCCGGCCATCGTCACCGTGGGCGGCCAGCGGGTCGCGCTGCTGGGCTACTTCTTCCTGGGCACGCGCAACATCGAACCGCCCGGGGTCTACGCCACGGAGACGACCCCTGGGGTCGCTGGCCACTTCTCCGACGAGGCCGTCATGGAGCAGATGCTCCGGGAGGACATCGCCGCGGCCCGGGCCCAGGCGGACATCGTCCTGCCCTACTTCCACTGGGGACGCGAAGGCACCTACACCCCGGAGCCCTACCAGGTCCGCCTGGCCCACGTCGCCATCGACGCGGGCGCCGCGGGTGTGCTGGGCGCCCACCCGCACGTCCTCCAGGCCATGGAGCTGTACCAGGGCAGACCGGTCGTCTACTCGCTGGGGAACTTCGTCTTCGGGGGGAACTGGAACCCTCGCGACAAGCGCGGCGCCCTGTGGAAGGGCCACTTCGGGCCCGACGGCGGCTACCTGTCCAGCGAGATTCTGCCCTTGAGGACCGACCGCTTCCCGGAGCTGCCCTTCCAGCCGGTGCCCGTCACGGGCGAGGCGGCGGAGGCGGTGCTGCGGCTCCTGGCGGAGTCTTCAGAAGGCGTGGAGCGGATGCTGCCCGAATTGGAACCGTGGGCACGTCCGCCTCCCTCCCCCGAAGTCCGAGGGAGGGAGTAG